The DNA region ATCGGCAATCTGAAGCCCCTCGAGATCGTTCTGATCATCGCTGTCATCCTGCTGCTCTTCGGTGCCAAGAAGCTTCCCGACATGGCGCGTTCGCTCGGCAAGTCGGCCCGCATCCTCAAGAGCGAGGCCAAGGCCATGAAGAAGGACGACGCGGAGACCGCGGCGCCCACCACGGAGACCGTCGCGGACGCGACCCCGCAGGCGACCACCGCCCGGACGATCCAGGCCGCTCCGGGAGACGTCACCAGCTCCCGCCCGGTCAGCGAGGCCAAGCCCACCACCCAGAGCTGACAGCTGATCCGTACCACCGGCAGCTGCCGCACGAGACGAGGGAAGTGGGTTGCTCAAGTCTGCCCGCAAGCAGGAGAAGGACGACGAGGGGCGGATGCCCCTCCTCGATCACCTGCGTGAGCTGCGCAACCGACTGCTGAAGTCGGTACTGGCCATCGTGATCGCCGTGATCGCGGCAGCGTTCTTCCAGAAGGACATCTTCGAGTTCCTGATGAAGCCGATCCTGGACTCGGTCGGCTGCAAGAACGGCGCCGTGACCATGATCAATGGCCGGCCGTGCGCGGAGATGACCACCAACGGTCTCCTCTCGCCCTTCACCATCGCGCTGAAGGTGTCCCTCATGGCGGGCGTGCTGGTGGCCACTCCTGTGTGGCTGTACCAGCTCTGGGCGTTCGTGGCGCCCGGCCTGCACAAGCAGGAGAAGCGCTACTCCATGGCCTTCGTCGCCGCGGGGGTCCCGCTCTTCGTCGCCGGTGCGTACCTCGCGTACGCGATCCTGCCGCAGACCGCGGAGATCATGCTCGGCTTCACGCCCGACAACGTGCGCAACCTGCTGCCGCTCGACGACTTCCTCGACCTGATCACCCGCATGGTGATCGTGTTCGGGCTCGCCTTCGAACTGCCGCTGCTGCTCATCCTGCTCAACATGACCGGCGTCCTGTCCGGCGCCCGCATGCTGCACTGGTGGCGCGGGATGCTGGTCGGGCTCACCGCCTTCGCCGCCATCGCGACCCCGGGTGGCGAGCCCATCTCGATGCTCCTGCTGGCGGGCCCGCTCGCGGTGCTCTACTTCATCGCCGTGGGTGTCTCCCTCCTCAACGACAAGCGCAGGCGGCGGTCCGACCCCGACGCCGAACTCGACGACGACGAGGCCTCGCGGCTGGACCTGACTCCCGAGGCCGTCGGCGCGGTCGAGCCGGTGTCCGCGCGGGCCGCCCTGCCCGAGCAGGCCGGCGGTGACGCGGACGGTGGGCGCTCGCGCCGGCTCAACGGTTACGACGACATCACCTGACCTTGTAGTGTCCCCGGGTGACCAGCGAGATCACCCTCTTCGTCAATCCCACCGCGGGAAGCGGCCGGGGCGCGCGAGCCGCGCAGCCGGCCGCTTCCGCGTTGCGGGACGCCGGATTCTCCGTACGGACGGTCCTCGGAGAGGATGCCGGCGACGCCTTGCGGCGGGCCCGGGACGCTGTGGCGGGTGGGACGGGAGCGCTCATAGCCGTGGGTGGGGACGGCCTGATGTCCCTCGCCCTGCAGGCGGTGGCGGGAACCTCCACGCCGCTCGGCGTCGTCGCCGTGGGCACCGGCAACGACTTCGCCCGGGCCCTCGGGCTGCCCGTGCGCGATCCGGCCGCGGCCGGGCGCCTGGCCGCCGAGGCGCTCAAGGCGGGAACGGCACGCGAGATCGACCTGGGCCGGGTCGGCGGCCGCTGGTTCGGTACCGTGCTCGCCTCCGGGTTCGACTCACGGGTCAACGACCGGGGGAACCGGATGCGGTGGGCCGGCGGACGGTTCAAGTACGACCTGGCCATCCTCGCCGAGTTGGCGGCCTTCCGGCCGATCCCGTACCGCCTCCGGCTGGACGGCGGGCCGGTGCGCGAGACCGAGGCGACGCTGATCGCGGTGGGCAACGGGACGACGTACGGCGGCGGCATGCGGATCTGCGCCGACGCCGTCATGGACGACGGTCTCTTCGACGTCACCGTCGTCGGGAACTGCAGCCGCGCCACCCTGCTCAAGGTGTTCCCGAAGGTCTACAGGGGCACCCACCTCGGCCATCCCGCGGTCACCGTGCACCGGGTCTCCTCGATAGAGCTGGAAGCGGCCGGTGTCACGGCGTACGCGGACGGAGAGCCGCTGGGCGCGCTGCCCCTCACCGCCACCTGTGTCCCCAGGGCGGTCCGGGTCCTCGCGCCGTGACCCCTGCGGCGTGACGTCCGGGCCGTGCTGCCCGGGGCCGTGCCCCGTGATCGTCGCGCGGTGGTCGTCGCCCTGTGATGCCGCGCCGTGGTCGTCGCACCATGATCATCGCACCGTGAAACAAAGATCGGGCTGACTGTCATACGCGGCGGGTAGGCTCGTATCAAGATGACAGAGGACCTCTCACCAGCTGAGCGATACCAGGCTTCCCGGGTCCGTGCCGCCGAGCAGGCCACGGCTCTCGGGCCCTTCCGCGAGATGTACGCATTCGGGCTGGACCCGTTCCAGATCGACGCCTGCAAGGCCTTGGAGGCGGGCAAGGGGGTGCTGGTCGCCGCTCCCACCGGCTCGGGCAAGACCATCGTCGGCGAGTTCGCCGTGCACCTGGCCCTGCAGCAGGGCCGCAAGTGCTTCTACACCACCCCCATCAAGGCGCTGTCCAACCAGAAGTTCACCGATCTGGTCAGGCGCTACGGTGCGGACAAGGTCGGGCTCCTGACCGGCGACAACAGCGTCAACGCGGACGCGCCCGTGGTCGTCATGACCACCGAGGTGCTGCGCAACATGCTGTACGCCGGCTCCCAGGCGCTCACCGGCCTCGGCTACGTGGTCATGGACGAGGTGCACTACCTCTCCGACCGCTTCCGCGGGGCCGTGTGGGAGGAAGTGATCATCCACCTGCCGGAGTCGGTGACTCTGGTGTCCCTGTCGGCGACCGTGTCCAACGCCGAGGAGTTCGGCGACTGGCTGGACACCGTCCGGGGTGACACCGAGGTGATCGTGTCCGAGCACCGGCCCGTGCCGCTGTGGCAGCACGTCATGGCCGGGCGCCGGATGTACGACCTCTTCGAGGAGGCGACCGACCACGGGGGCCGGGGCACCGGCCGCCGCGAGGTCAGCCCCGACCTCGTCCGGCTCGCCCGCATGGAGAACCAGCGCGGGTACAACCCGCGCGACCGCCGCCGGGGAAAGATGGTGCGCGAGGCGGACCGCGAGCGGGAGCGGCGCCAGCGGAGCCGGATCTGGACCCCGTCCAGGCCGGAAGTCATCGACCGGCTCGACGCCGAAGGGCTGCTGCCGGCCATCACCTTCATCTTCAGCCGGGCCGGCTGCGAGGCGGCCGTGCAGCAGTGTCTGCAGGCCGGGTTGCGGCTGAACGACGAGGACAAGCGCCGGCTGGTGCGGGAGATCGTCGAGGAGCGGACGGCGTCCATCCCCGGCGAGGACCTCCACGTCCTCGGTTACTACGAGTGGCTCGAGGGCCTGGAGCGGGGCATCGCCGCTCACCACGCCGGCATGCTGCCGACCTTCAAGGAGGTCGTGGAGGAGCTGTTCGTCCGCGGTCTGGTGAAGGCCGTCTTCGCGACGGAGACGCTGGCGCTGGGCATCAACATGCCCGCGCGCTCCGTGGTGCTGGAGAAGCTCGTCAAGTGGAACGGTGAGCAGCACGCCGACATCACGCCCGGCGAATACACCCAGTTGACCGGGCGGGCCGGGCGCCGGGGCATCGACGTCGAGGGCCATGCGGTGGTCCTGTGGCAGCGGGGCATGGACCCCGGCGCCCTCGCCGGGCTCGCCGGCACCCGTACGTACCCCCTCCGCTCCAGCTTCCGGCCCTCGTACAACATGGCCGTGAACCTCGTGCAGCAGTTCGGGCGGCACCGTTCGCGCGAGCTGCTCGAAACCTCCTTCGCCCAGTTCCAGGCCGACCGGTCGGTGGTCGGGATCTCCCGGCAGGTCCAGCGCAACGAGGAGGGCCTCGCCGGTTATCGCCAGGGGATGACCTGTCATCTCGGCGACTTCGAGGAGTACGCGCGGCTGCGCCGCGACCTCAAGGACCGGGAGACCGAGCTGGCCAAGCAGGGCGCGGCCCAGCGGCGGGCGGCGGCGGCGTCGTCCCTGGAGAAGCTGAGGCCCGGCGACATCATTCACGTGCCGACGGGGAAGTTCGCCGGACTCGCGCTGGTCCTCGACCCGGGTGTGCCCGCGGGACGGACCGACGGGCATCGCGGGCTGGAGTACCACGACGGGCCGCGCCCCCTGGTCCTGACCGCCGAGCGGCAGGTCAAGCGGCTGGCCCAGATCGACTTCCCGGTCCCGGTGGAGGCGCTGGAGCGGATGCGGGTGCCCAAGGCGTTCAACCCGCGCTCCCCGCAGTCGCGCCGCGATCTCGCCTCCGCGCTGCGGAGCAAGGCCGGGCACATCGATCCGGGACGGCACCGCAAGCAGCGGTCCGCAGCGGCGGACGACCGCGAGATCGCCCGGCTGCGGACGGAGCTGCGCGCGCACCCCTGTCACGGATGTGACGAGCGCGAGGACCACGCGCGGTGGGCCGAGCGGTACCACCGCCTGCAGCGCGACACCCGGCAGCTGGAGCACCGCATCGAGGGGCGGACCAACACGATCGCCCGTACCTTCGACCGGATCGTGGCCCTCCTCACCGAGCTGGACTACCTCCGGGGCAACGAGGTCACGGACAACGGCAGGCGGCTGGCCCGGCTCTACGGCGAGCTGGACCTGCTGGCCAGTGAGTGCCTGCGGGAACACGTCTGGGAGGGGCTGAACCCGGCCGAGCTGGCGGCGTGCGTCTCGGCGCTCGTCTACGAGGCGCGCCAGGCGGACGACGCGGTCGCGCCCAAGCTGCCGTCCGGACCGGCGAAGACGGCGATGCGCGAGATGGTCCGCATCTGGGGCCGTCTCGACGCCCTGGAGGAGGACTTCAAGATCAGCCAGACGGAAGGGGTCGGTCAGCGTGAACCCGACCTCGGCTTCGCCTGGGCGGTCTACATGTGGGCCTCGGGGCGGACGCTGGACGAGGTGCTCCGTGAGGCGGAGATGCCGGCGGGCGACTTCGTACGGTGGTGCAAGCAGGTCATCGACGTGCTCGGCCAGATCGCGGCTGCCGCTCCCCGGGAGGGGAGTTCGGTGGCGAAGAGTGCGCACAAGGCCGTCGACGCGGTGCTGAGGGGTGTGGTGGCGTACAGCTCGGTGGGGTGACCCGGCGGGTGGGGGCGAAGGAGTGGCCACAGGCGGGTCGTCCCTGCCTGTGGCCCTTGTCGCATGCCTCCCGGTCAGGTTTTCCTGTTCTTCATCGCGACTCCCGCGCAGGCCGCCCCCAGCACGATCGCCAGCGCTCCGACGATCACGTTGTTGAGGATGACGCCCGTGTCGGGGCTCTGGCCCACGACCCAGGTCGACACGATGAGCCATGCGCCCAGTGCACAGATCGCCATGCTCATTCCGGTCATCCGTTCCGGCATGGCGGTGAAGCACAGTGCCAGTACGGCTATCGCGATCCCGATGACGAGGTTGTGCGTCACCAGGGAGGGCTGGCTCGCTGTGAAGTGCAGGATCCACGGCGAGACGGCGCAGTACAGGCCGAGCAGGAACACGGGTGCGTCCGCCATGGCGGTGTTGCGGCCGCCACCCCGGGCCACGCGGTCATGCCGGGCCCGCATTTCTTCTGCATCGGGGTGGCCGGAAATGTCTCTTCCGGTGTGCGAGACGTTGCTCATGAGGTTCGTCTCCTTCGTCTGGCGAGAACAACCACGCTTCCGAGTGCGCGGTCATCACCTCTCCCGACCCAGTGTGCTCTTATATGTCCCTTATGTGTAGTTTTTCGGGTGGTGTGATTCTGCGGATCCGTCGAGCCTGAGAGCCAGTGACACGAGGTCATCGGTCCGCAGCACCCGGTCCCCGTATCCCGGCAGGGGGACGTGCAGCGGGCGCGTCCAGCGTTCCGGCACGGCGCCGATCCCGTACACCGCGCCCGCCAGCCCGCCCGTGACCGCCGCGACCGTGTCGGTGTCCCCGCCGGCGTCGACGGCGGCCGCCAGGGCGTCCTCGAAGGTGGTGGTCGTCCGCAGCGCCCACACCGCAGTTCCCAGGCACGGCCACACCGCACCGTTGAACTCGGTGGCCTCGCCCGGATGCCATCGCGGCGAGAGCACGGTGGCCCAGCGGGCCCGGTGGTCCTCGTGCACCGCGGCCAGGACGTCCTGCACGGCCGCGAGGGGATCGCCGCCCTCCAGGGCCACGCGCACCAACTCGTGCTGAACGGCGGCGCCTTCCCACGCGGCCCGGTCGCCGTGCGTCAGCGCCGCGATTCGGCGGGCCGCGTCCATCGTGCCCGTCCGTCCCGCGCGGGCGAAGTGGATGGCGGAGGTGGCGGCACGCATCAGCGAACCATTGCCGGCGGCACGGTCGTTGACCTGGAAATGAAGCGCGGCCGCGAGATCCCACGGATCACCGCTGGTGAGGACGGCTTCGGTCTGCAGGCCGATGTCCTTCGGCTCACCGGCCGCCCACCGGCGGAACCGGGCGAACATGTCGGGGAGGTCCAGGCCCCCCTTCTCGAGCAGGGACTCCCCGACGAGTACGGCCATCTGTGTGTCGTCCGTCGCCTCGCCCGGATCCCAGCCGCCGCCCCCGCACATCGCGCCGGCACCGTCCGGGAAGCGCGAGGTGTAGACGCCGGGGGCGCCGAATTCGAAGGGCGCGCCCAGCGCGTCACCCACCGCCGAGCCGACGACCGCGCCCACGGCGCGAGCCTTGCGGGCGGCGCCGTCCCGGTCGTCGGGGCAGGGGGCGCGGTCCACGGGGCTCGTCGACGTCATGCCGTCAGGATACGGACGGGCGCACCGCTCAACTCGGCGGCACCGGAACGGTGTCGGGCGACGGGCATCGTGGCGTCGGTGGTCGGGGCGTAGCCGCAGCGCCGAAACGGTCGAGCGCCCCCACTCGGACGCGAAAGACCGGGTGACGGGGGGCGCGGCACCATCCGCCGCCCAGGCGCCCGGGTGCTCCGGAACCTACGGCGACGCGGGGCGGGCGCCGGGTACGGGGCCGGCTGAACGACGTACGGAACCCGGTCACCTGCGGGGCAGGTGACCGGGTTCCGTGGGGGCGGGCGGGTGTCAGCCCGCGTTCTCCTGCTCGCGTTCGACCTGCTCGTTCCACTCGCGCTTGACCGCGCGCCACGCGTCGTCGCTCTGCCCGAGACGCCAGTAACCGGAGATCGACAGCTGGGAGAGCGGGATGCCGCGCTCCAGCCGCAGGTGGCGCCGGATCTCCTTCACGAACCCGGCCTCGCCGTGGACGAAGGCCTGCACCTCCCCCTCGGGGAAGTCCAGTTCCGTCACCGCGGCGACGACGGCCTCGCCGACCGGGCGGTCGCCGCGGTGCAGCCAGGTCACGGCCACCCCGTCCGGCGTCACGATCTTCTGTTCCTCCGTCGCGTCCGCCACCTCGACGAAGGCGTGCACCAGGGCGCCCGCCGGCATCCGCTCCAGCGCGGCGGCGATCGCCGGGAGCGCGCTCTCGTCGCCGGCCAGCAGATGCCAGCCGGCCGACGCCTGCGGTCCGTAGCCCCCGCCGGGCCCCAGGAAGGTCACCTGGTCGCCGGGGCGGGCCCGGGTCGCCCACGGCCCCGCGAGCCCCTCGTCGCCGTGCACCACGAAGTCGACCGCGAGCTCACGGGTGGCGGGGTCCCAGGAGCGCACCGTGTAGGTGCGCGTGGTGGGCCACTGCTCACGCGGGTACTCCTCGCGGATCCTGGCCATGTCGAACGGGTGGGTGTAGTCCGCGCCTTCGGGGGCGAAGCACAGCTTGATGTAGTGGTCGGTGAACCCGGCGAGGTTGAAGTCGGCCAGGCCGTCGCCCCCGAGGACCACCCGCACCATGTGCGGCGTGATCTGCTCGGTGCGCAGGACCTGCGCCCCCTGCGCCTTCGGTGCCCGGCGTGCCGGCCGCTCTGCCACGAGGTTCTCCCTGCTCTGGACGTTGATGGGGCTCTGCGCACCCGGGTCGCCGCCGCTGACGCTGCCGCTGACCGACTGCTGTCCGACCGGGCCCCATCCACTTAGGCTTACCTAAGTTAGCATCTTCACGCCTGGAGCGTCACGAGGAGGCGCTGCAGTGCCCCTCCCAGACCCCACCGGGACGCGAGGGCCTCCAGCGCGGCGGGGTCGCGCGGCTCCCGTGGCAGGGCGAGGCCGACGTCGGGCAGTGGTACGTCGCCGGCGACGCGGACGACCTTGGGGGCGACCGCGACGTAGTCCCGCGCCTCGTCGAGGCGCTTGCGCTGCGACGGCGTCAGCCGGGCGGCCGGATCGTCCACCGCGGCCATGATCCCCGCGAGGTCGCCGAAGGTGTCCAGCAGTTTGGCGGCCGTCTTCTCGCCGATCCCCGGGACCCCCGGCAGTCCGTCGCTCGGATCGCCACGCAGCAGGGCCAGGTCGACGTAACCGGCGCCGTCGACACCGTACTTCTCGCGCAGCCAGGCCTCGTCCGTCACCTGGAGCGACCCGACGCCCTTGAGGGGGTAGAGCACCCTCACCCCGCGCGCGTCGTCGACCAGCTGGTAGAGGTCGCGGTCCCCGGTGACGATGTCGACCGGCCCGGTGGCCCGCCCGGCCAGTGTGCCGATCACGTCGTCCGCCTCGTACGGCGCGACGCCGATCCGGGTGATGCCGAGCGCGTCCAGCACGTCCTCGATGATCGGGACCTGGGGGGAGAGCGTGTCGGGGGTCTCCTCCTCGTCGGGGACGCCCTCGGGCGTCTCGACGGCCACGCGGTGCGCCTTGTAGGTGGGGATCAGCTCCACCCGCCAGTGCGGGCGCCAGTCCGCGTCCATGCAGGCGACCAGGTCGTCCGGCCGGTGGTCCTGCACGAGCCTGGCGATGAAGTCGAGCAGCCCGCGCACGGCGTTGACCGGCGTGCCGTCCGGTGCGCGCACCGAGTCCGGGACGCCGAAGTAGGCGCGGAAGTACAGGGAGGCGGTGTCGAGGAGCATCAGGCGTCGCGTCACACCCTGATGATGCCGCACCCCACCGACAGTTCCGGCCGTCGGCGCCCGCGGTTCCTGGAACGCCACCTCGCCGAAGTGAACTGGGTCACACATGTGTTTGGGTTGTGTAAAGAGGGGCAGCCGCGCCATCGGAGCGGATCACGTCCATTTTCCATCGGTGCACGTGCTCTGCGGGCCGAATCCGCCCGCTCCACGGTCTGCCGGCGGGGGTGGCAGACCGTTTTCGGTTCAACGCGTGAGGTGTATGTGTCAAGGCTGCAAGCGGAGCACTTGTACAAGGTGTTCGGCAGACGACCGGATCAAGCCGTGCAGAAGCTCGAGAACGGTGCCCACCGTGACGAGCTGCGCGCCGACGGAACGACAGCAGCGGTGATCGACGCCTCGTTCACCGTGGAACCGGGTCAGATCTTCGTGGTCATGGGACTCTCCGGGTCCGGCAAGTCGACCCTGCTGCGGATGCTGAACGGGCTGCTGGAGCCCACCGCCGGACGTGTGCTGTTCGACGGGCAGGACCTCACGGCACTCAGCGCCCGCGAACTGCGCGGCGTACGCTCGTCGAAGATCAGCATGGTCTTCCAGCACTTCGCGCTCTTCCCCCACCGGAGTGTCCTGGAGAACGCCGCGTACGGCCTCGAGGTGCAAGGGGTTCCGCGTGCCGAACGCGAGCGGCGCGCCACCGAAGCGCTGCAGCTGACCGGTCTCGCCGGGTGGGAGAAGTCCTGGCCCGACGAGCTGTCCGGCGGTATGCAGCAGCGTGTGGGCCTGGCCCGCGCGCTGGCCACCGACGCCGACCTGCTGCTGATGGACGAGTCCTTCAGCGCGCTCGACCCGCTGATCCGCCGCGACATGCAGGACCAGCTCCTCGAACTCCAGAAGCGGCTGAAGAAGACCATCGTCTTCATCACCCACGATCTCAACGAGGCCATGCGCCTCGGCGACCGCATCGCCGTGATGCGGGACGGCGAGATCGTGCAGCAGGGCACCGCCGAGGACATCCTCGTCCGGCCGTCCAACGACTACGTGGCCTCGTTCATCCAGGACGTCGACCGTTCCCGTGTGCTCACCGCCGGTTCGATCATGGAAGCGCCCGAAGCGGGACGTTCCCACAAGGACCTGCTGGCGGAGGCCCCCGCGACGGTGTCCGCCGAGACACCCATCGCCGAGCTCTTCACCCCGTGCTCCACCAGCGGGGTCGCCGTCGCCGTCACCGACGCGGGCGGCGGCGTCATCGGGGTGGTACCCCGCAACCGGTTGCTCGCCGCGCTCGGCGAGGAGCCCCGGGTCGAGGACGTCCTGCCCGCCCCGCGCGACGCCCGGGTGGTGAAGGCAGGTGCCTAGGTTCTCCTTCGGTGAATGGGTCGAGAGCGCGGTCGACTGGCTCCAGTCGAACCTCACGTGGATCTTCGACGCCATCAAGACCGTCCTCGGCGGCATGTACGACGGTGTCGACGCGGTGCTCGGCGGTGGTGAGCCGCTGCTGATGGCGGCGATCTTCGCTGTCATCGCGTTCTGGCTGCGCGGCGTGTTCCCGGCCGTCCTCACCTTCGTGGGGTTCGCCCTCATCGACTCCCTCGCCCTCTGGGACGAGGCGATGGCCACACTGTCGCTGGTCGTCGTGGCAGCGGTGATCACCATCGTGATCGCGGTGCCCACGGGCATCTGGGCCGCGCGCAACAGCAGGGTCAGCGCCACGCTGCGGCCGGTGCTCGACGTCATGCAGACGATGCCGGCCTTCGTCTACCTGATCCCCGGCGTCATGTTCTTCGGCGTCGGCGTCACCCCCGGTGTGATCGCCACCATCGTCTTCGCGATGCCGCCCGGCGTCCGGATGACCGAGCTCGGCATCCGCCAGGTCGACGGCGAACTGGTCGAGGCCGCAGCGGCGTTCGGCACCACGCCCAAGGACACCCTGACCCGGGTGCAGCTGCCGCTCGCCCTGCCGACGATCATGGCCGGAATCAACCAGGTCATCATGCTGGCCCTGTCGATGGTCGTCATCGGCGGTATGGCCGGGGCCGGCGGCCTCGGTGAGAAGGTGTACGCCGCGATCACCCAGCTCCAGGTCGGCCTCGCTGCCGAGAGCGGGATCGCCGTCGTCATCCTCGCCATGTACCTGGACCGGATGACCGGCGCGCTCAACGAACGGGTGTCCCCGCTCGGCCGACGTGCCGCCGCGAAGGCCGCCGCCGGTGCGCGGCGCCTGAAGTTCGCGCACTACAAGCCGGGGACCGCCGTCGCCATGACGGGTGTCGTCGTCCTGGCGCTCGTCGCGGGCGGCCTCAACATCGCCGGCTCCGGCGACGCGGGGAGTACCCGGGCCGCCGGCGGCGACGTCGGCAAGGGCCAGAAGATCAACATGGGCTACATCCCCTGGGACGAGGGCATCGCCTCCACCTTCCTCTGGAAGGAGCTCCTGGAGCAGCGCGGCTACGAGACGGGCATCACCCAGCTCGACGCCGGCCCGCTGTACTCCGGGGTCGCCCGCGGTGACATCGACTTCCAGACGGACTCCTGGCTGCCGACGACGCACAAGGACTACTGGGACAAGTACAGCGACCAGCTGGACGATCTCGGCTCGTGGTACGGGCCGACCTCGCTGGAGCTGACGGTTCCCTCGTACGTCAAGGGCGTCGACTCGCTGGCCGACCTCAAGGGCCAGGGCAAGAAGTTCGACGGCAAGATCATCGGCATCGAGGCCAGTGCCGGGATGATGGGCACGCT from Streptomyces sp. B1I3 includes:
- the tatA gene encoding Sec-independent protein translocase subunit TatA — its product is MIGNLKPLEIVLIIAVILLLFGAKKLPDMARSLGKSARILKSEAKAMKKDDAETAAPTTETVADATPQATTARTIQAAPGDVTSSRPVSEAKPTTQS
- the tatC gene encoding twin-arginine translocase subunit TatC; this translates as MLKSARKQEKDDEGRMPLLDHLRELRNRLLKSVLAIVIAVIAAAFFQKDIFEFLMKPILDSVGCKNGAVTMINGRPCAEMTTNGLLSPFTIALKVSLMAGVLVATPVWLYQLWAFVAPGLHKQEKRYSMAFVAAGVPLFVAGAYLAYAILPQTAEIMLGFTPDNVRNLLPLDDFLDLITRMVIVFGLAFELPLLLILLNMTGVLSGARMLHWWRGMLVGLTAFAAIATPGGEPISMLLLAGPLAVLYFIAVGVSLLNDKRRRRSDPDAELDDDEASRLDLTPEAVGAVEPVSARAALPEQAGGDADGGRSRRLNGYDDIT
- a CDS encoding diacylglycerol kinase; the encoded protein is MTSEITLFVNPTAGSGRGARAAQPAASALRDAGFSVRTVLGEDAGDALRRARDAVAGGTGALIAVGGDGLMSLALQAVAGTSTPLGVVAVGTGNDFARALGLPVRDPAAAGRLAAEALKAGTAREIDLGRVGGRWFGTVLASGFDSRVNDRGNRMRWAGGRFKYDLAILAELAAFRPIPYRLRLDGGPVRETEATLIAVGNGTTYGGGMRICADAVMDDGLFDVTVVGNCSRATLLKVFPKVYRGTHLGHPAVTVHRVSSIELEAAGVTAYADGEPLGALPLTATCVPRAVRVLAP
- a CDS encoding RNA helicase, which translates into the protein MTEDLSPAERYQASRVRAAEQATALGPFREMYAFGLDPFQIDACKALEAGKGVLVAAPTGSGKTIVGEFAVHLALQQGRKCFYTTPIKALSNQKFTDLVRRYGADKVGLLTGDNSVNADAPVVVMTTEVLRNMLYAGSQALTGLGYVVMDEVHYLSDRFRGAVWEEVIIHLPESVTLVSLSATVSNAEEFGDWLDTVRGDTEVIVSEHRPVPLWQHVMAGRRMYDLFEEATDHGGRGTGRREVSPDLVRLARMENQRGYNPRDRRRGKMVREADRERERRQRSRIWTPSRPEVIDRLDAEGLLPAITFIFSRAGCEAAVQQCLQAGLRLNDEDKRRLVREIVEERTASIPGEDLHVLGYYEWLEGLERGIAAHHAGMLPTFKEVVEELFVRGLVKAVFATETLALGINMPARSVVLEKLVKWNGEQHADITPGEYTQLTGRAGRRGIDVEGHAVVLWQRGMDPGALAGLAGTRTYPLRSSFRPSYNMAVNLVQQFGRHRSRELLETSFAQFQADRSVVGISRQVQRNEEGLAGYRQGMTCHLGDFEEYARLRRDLKDRETELAKQGAAQRRAAAASSLEKLRPGDIIHVPTGKFAGLALVLDPGVPAGRTDGHRGLEYHDGPRPLVLTAERQVKRLAQIDFPVPVEALERMRVPKAFNPRSPQSRRDLASALRSKAGHIDPGRHRKQRSAAADDREIARLRTELRAHPCHGCDEREDHARWAERYHRLQRDTRQLEHRIEGRTNTIARTFDRIVALLTELDYLRGNEVTDNGRRLARLYGELDLLASECLREHVWEGLNPAELAACVSALVYEARQADDAVAPKLPSGPAKTAMREMVRIWGRLDALEEDFKISQTEGVGQREPDLGFAWAVYMWASGRTLDEVLREAEMPAGDFVRWCKQVIDVLGQIAAAAPREGSSVAKSAHKAVDAVLRGVVAYSSVG
- a CDS encoding SPW repeat protein, encoding MSNVSHTGRDISGHPDAEEMRARHDRVARGGGRNTAMADAPVFLLGLYCAVSPWILHFTASQPSLVTHNLVIGIAIAVLALCFTAMPERMTGMSMAICALGAWLIVSTWVVGQSPDTGVILNNVIVGALAIVLGAACAGVAMKNRKT
- a CDS encoding ADP-ribosylglycohydrolase family protein, coding for MTSTSPVDRAPCPDDRDGAARKARAVGAVVGSAVGDALGAPFEFGAPGVYTSRFPDGAGAMCGGGGWDPGEATDDTQMAVLVGESLLEKGGLDLPDMFARFRRWAAGEPKDIGLQTEAVLTSGDPWDLAAALHFQVNDRAAGNGSLMRAATSAIHFARAGRTGTMDAARRIAALTHGDRAAWEGAAVQHELVRVALEGGDPLAAVQDVLAAVHEDHRARWATVLSPRWHPGEATEFNGAVWPCLGTAVWALRTTTTFEDALAAAVDAGGDTDTVAAVTGGLAGAVYGIGAVPERWTRPLHVPLPGYGDRVLRTDDLVSLALRLDGSAESHHPKNYT
- a CDS encoding siderophore-interacting protein, with amino-acid sequence MAERPARRAPKAQGAQVLRTEQITPHMVRVVLGGDGLADFNLAGFTDHYIKLCFAPEGADYTHPFDMARIREEYPREQWPTTRTYTVRSWDPATRELAVDFVVHGDEGLAGPWATRARPGDQVTFLGPGGGYGPQASAGWHLLAGDESALPAIAAALERMPAGALVHAFVEVADATEEQKIVTPDGVAVTWLHRGDRPVGEAVVAAVTELDFPEGEVQAFVHGEAGFVKEIRRHLRLERGIPLSQLSISGYWRLGQSDDAWRAVKREWNEQVEREQENAG
- a CDS encoding 5'-3' exonuclease: MLLDTASLYFRAYFGVPDSVRAPDGTPVNAVRGLLDFIARLVQDHRPDDLVACMDADWRPHWRVELIPTYKAHRVAVETPEGVPDEEETPDTLSPQVPIIEDVLDALGITRIGVAPYEADDVIGTLAGRATGPVDIVTGDRDLYQLVDDARGVRVLYPLKGVGSLQVTDEAWLREKYGVDGAGYVDLALLRGDPSDGLPGVPGIGEKTAAKLLDTFGDLAGIMAAVDDPAARLTPSQRKRLDEARDYVAVAPKVVRVAGDVPLPDVGLALPREPRDPAALEALASRWGLGGALQRLLVTLQA
- a CDS encoding glycine betaine/L-proline ABC transporter ATP-binding protein produces the protein MSRLQAEHLYKVFGRRPDQAVQKLENGAHRDELRADGTTAAVIDASFTVEPGQIFVVMGLSGSGKSTLLRMLNGLLEPTAGRVLFDGQDLTALSARELRGVRSSKISMVFQHFALFPHRSVLENAAYGLEVQGVPRAERERRATEALQLTGLAGWEKSWPDELSGGMQQRVGLARALATDADLLLMDESFSALDPLIRRDMQDQLLELQKRLKKTIVFITHDLNEAMRLGDRIAVMRDGEIVQQGTAEDILVRPSNDYVASFIQDVDRSRVLTAGSIMEAPEAGRSHKDLLAEAPATVSAETPIAELFTPCSTSGVAVAVTDAGGGVIGVVPRNRLLAALGEEPRVEDVLPAPRDARVVKAGA